The Pandoraea vervacti DNA window TCGTCATTGCGCACCGCCTGTCGACCGTGGTGCACGCGGCGCAGATCATCGTGCTCGACAAGGGGCGTATCGTCGAGCGAGGCACGCACGATCAACTGCTGCGCGCCGAGGGTCTCTATGCGCAGATGTGGGCGCTGCAGCAACAGCGTCGCGGCGGAGAAGGCGATGCCGAGGCCTCGCATTTTGCGACGGTAGTGTCGTGATCGGCGGGGCGCTTTGGCGGGAATCCGCGTCGTGGATCCCCGTCACGGGTCCGGGCGAATGACGGACGCAGGCCTGTCGTGCATGCGCACGATTGCGTAGACTAGCGCGCTGACGCTGGTGATGTTGCCCCTGGGCACATCGCCGTTTCGTAGTGACGGTACCGATGGCCCCGAAGGGACTGACGGCACCGATCATGCCCCATTCGACCGGCCTTGGCGGGAGCGCCGCATGGAAATCAAATGGCTTGAAGACTTCGTGTCGCTCGCCAAGACGAACAGTTTCAGCCGCTCGGCGGAATTGCGTCATGTGACGCAGCCGGCGTTCTCACGTCGCATTCAATCGCTCGAAGCATGGCTCGGTAGCGAGCTCATCGATCGGTCGAGCTACCCGACGCGCCTCACGCCCGCAGGCGAGGTCTTCTACGAGCAGGCGCTGGCGTTGCTCGCGCAGGCGCAGGAAGCGCGCGCGCTGCTGCGCGAACAACGCTCCGCGGACCACTCGGTGATCGATTTCGCCGTGCCGCACACGCTCTCGATGACCTTCTTCCCGCGCTGGCTGAAGCTGCTGGAAAAGCGCATGGGCCTGTTGCGCACGCGTTTGCGCGCACTCAACGTGCACGATGCGGCCATGTCGCTTACCGATGGCGGCTGCGACTTGCTGATGTGCTATTACCATCCGAGTCAGCCGTTGCAGCTCGACGCTGCGCGCTACGAAATGATCGTGCTCGGCAGCGAGCGCTTCAGCCCCTACAGCGCACCTACGCCGCAAAAGCGGGCGCGGTTCAAATTGCCCGGTACTCCAGAAGCGCCCGTGCCGTATCTGGCCTATACGTCGAACGCCTATCTCGGGCGCATGGCCGACCTGCTGGTGGGCGACGTGGCGAGCCGTCCGCATCTGGACAAGGTCTACGAGACGGACATGGCAGAGGCGCTCAAGGCGATGGTGCTCGCCGGGCATGGCGTGGCGTTTCTGCCGGAGAGCGCGGTGGTCGACTCGGTCGCGCGCGACGAACTGATCGATCTGGCGCCGTCTGGCAAAGTATCTGCGCCGTGGCATCTCGATATGGAGATTCGCCTGTATCGCGACCGGCTCGCCTACACGGACGCCAGCAACCGGCGCGAGCGGACCAAGCGCGACGTGGTCGAAGCGTTCTGGCAAGCGGTTCGGGACCAGGTGAAGGGCTGATGCCCGAGGGCCTCACCGGCATGGCAGGCGTTGCGGGCCTGGTGCAAAACTATGCGGAAAATGCATAGTTGCATGTTTATTCGGCATTGGATTGTTGTTTGCGGTTCTTTGTAAAGTGCGAGCCATTCGTGTCGCTGGCGCGGTGTGTGCCGGCGGTACAGATTGAAGCCGGAGATTCCAACGATGTCTCAAACGTCACATGCCTTGCCTTCCTACCTCGACGCCGAACACCTCGGTCCGTGGGGTAACTACCTTCAACAGGTTGATCGCGTCACCCCCTATCTCGGTTCGCTCTCGCGCTGGGTCGAAACCCTCAAGCGTCCGAAGCGTATCCTCGTGGTCGACTGCCCGATCGAACTCGACAACGGTACCATCGCCCACTTCGAGGGCTATCGCGTTCAG harbors:
- a CDS encoding LysR family transcriptional regulator, yielding MEIKWLEDFVSLAKTNSFSRSAELRHVTQPAFSRRIQSLEAWLGSELIDRSSYPTRLTPAGEVFYEQALALLAQAQEARALLREQRSADHSVIDFAVPHTLSMTFFPRWLKLLEKRMGLLRTRLRALNVHDAAMSLTDGGCDLLMCYYHPSQPLQLDAARYEMIVLGSERFSPYSAPTPQKRARFKLPGTPEAPVPYLAYTSNAYLGRMADLLVGDVASRPHLDKVYETDMAEALKAMVLAGHGVAFLPESAVVDSVARDELIDLAPSGKVSAPWHLDMEIRLYRDRLAYTDASNRRERTKRDVVEAFWQAVRDQVKG